The following is a genomic window from Pseudomonas purpurea.
CTTTCCGTCGCTGGACGGTAGTCGAAGAAGCAGACCTGGACGATCCGGCTGTTGAAACCTGGCCGAGCAAGGTCCAGGAGACGCATCCGGGCGCGCAAGTCGGCGATGTTGTCGAAGAAAAAATCGAGTCCATCGAGTTCGGCCGTATCGCTGCGCAGACTGCCAAGCAAGTCATCGTGCAGAAGGTTCGCGAAGCCGAGCGCGCTCAAGTTGTTGATGCTTATCGCGAGCGCCTGGGAGAAATCATCTCTGGCACCGTGAAAAAAGTAACCCGCGACAACGTGATCGTCGACCTGGGCAACAATGCTGAAGCGTTGCTGGCCCGTGAAGACATCATCTCTCGCGAAACTTTCCGGGTTGGCGTGCGTCTGCGTGCGCTGCTCAAGGAAATCCGCACCGAGAACCGCGGCCCGCAGCTGATCCTGTCGCGTACTGCGCCGGAAATGCTGATCGAGTTGTTCCGCATCGAAGTGCCGGAAATTGCTGAAGGCCTGATCGAAGTAATGGCAGCATCCCGTGACCCGGGTTCGCGCGCCAAGATCGCGGTCCGTTCCAAAGACAAACGCATCGACCCGCAGGGCGCTTGCATTGGTATGCGCGGTTCGCGTGTCCAGGCAGTGTCCGGCGAATTGGGCGGTGAGCGTGTGGATATCGTCCTGTGGGACGACAACCCGGCGCAGTTCGTGATCAACGCCATGTCCCCGGCTGAGGTTGCGGCAATTATCGTTGACGAAGATGCCCATGCAATGGATATCGCCGTTGGCGCAGACAATCTGGCTCAGGCCATCGGTCGCGGTGGTCAGAACGTGCGTCTGGCTAGCCAGTTGACTGGCTGGACCCTGAACGTGATGACCGAATCGGACATCCAGGCTAAGCAGCAAGCAGAAACCGGCGACATCCTGCGCAACTTTATCGACGAGCTGGAAGTCGACGAAGATCTGGCCCAGGTGCTGGTTGATGAAGGCTTTACCAGCCTGGAAGAGATTGCCTACGTACCGTTGGAAGAAATGCTCAACATCGATGGCTTTGACGAAGACACCGTCAACGAGCTTCGCGCTCGGGCCAAGGATCGTTTGTTGACTAAAGCCATCGCTACTGAGGAAAAGCTGGCAGACGCCCATCCGGCCGAAGACCTGCTCTCGCTTGAGGGTATGGACAAGGATTTGGCGATGGAACTGGCGGTGCGCGGCGTAATTACCCGCGAAGACCTGGCCGAGCAGTCTATTGACGACCTGCTCGACATCGACGGCATTGACGATGATCGTGCCGGCAAGTTGATCATGGCCGCCCGAGCCCATTGGTTCGAGTAATAGGCGCGGCCTGAGGAGAGAAGTGCATGACGCAAGTCACGGTGAAACAACTGGCCGATGAGGTCAAAACACCGGTAGAGCGCCTGCTGCAGCAGATGCGTGAGGCAGGTCTGCCGCACACCGCCGCCGAGGAACATGTGACCGACAGTGAGAAGCAGTCTCTGCTGACTCACTTGAAAAGCAGCCACAAGGCGAAAGTGGAAGAACCGCGCAAGATCACGTTGCAGCGTAAAACCACCAGCACCCTGCGTGTTGCTGGCAGCAAAAGCATCAGCGTTGAAGTGCGCAAGAAGAAAGTCTTCGTACAGCGCAGCCCGGAAGAAATCGAAGCCGAGCGCAAACGCGAACTGGAAGAACGTCGCGCAGTAGAAAATGCTGCTCGTCAGAAGGCTGAAGAAGAAGCCAAGCGTCGCGCCGAAGAAGACGCGCGCCGTCAGCCTGCTGCTGCGCAAACCGCGACTACCAACGCTGTTGCAGCACCTGCTGCAGTTGCCGAGCCAGTGCGTGAAGCGCCGGTTGCAGCAGCTGCTCCAGCGGCTGACGCTCGCAAACGCGACGAACAACGTCGTCCGGACAAACCACGTGCCGACGATAACAACCGTCGTGGCGCGGGTGATGGTGAGCGTAAAAACGCTCCGCATCGCGCTTCGGTCAAAGAAAAAGCACCTGCTCCACGGGTTGCGCCACGTACTACCGACGAAGAAAGCGATGGCTTCCGTCGTGGTGGTCGTGGCAAGGCCAAGCTGAAGAAACGCAACGCCCACGGTTTCCAGAGCCCAACCGGCCCTGTCGTGCGTGAAGTGAAGATCGGCGAGACCATCACTGTTGGCGATCTCGCCCAGCAGATGTCGGTCAAGGCTGCTGAAATCATCAAGTTCATGTTCAAACTGGGTACTCCAGCGACCATCAACCAGGTACTCGATCAGGAAACTGCTCAACTGGTAGCTGAAGAGCTGGGCCACAAAGTGACCCTGGTCAGCGACACCGCCCTGGAAGATTCCCTGGCTGAGTCCCTGAAGTTTGAAGGTGAGGCTTTCTCCCGTGCGCCAGTTGTGACCGTAATGGGCCACGTTGACCATGGTAAGACCTCGCTGCTCGACTACATCCGTCGTGCCAAGGTAGCTGCTGGCGAAGCCGGTGGTATCACCCAGCACATCGGTGCGTACCACGTTGAAACCGAACGCGGCATGGTCACCTTCCTCGACACCCCTGGTCACGCCGCGTTTACCGCCATGCGTGCCCGTGGTGCCAAGGCGACTGACATCGTGATCCTGGTGGTTGCAGCGGACGACGGCGTAATGCCGCAGACCGTTGAAGCCGTACAGCACGCCAAGGCTGCTGGTGTTCCGCTGGTGGTTGCAGTGAACAAAATCGACAAGCCGGGCGCCGATCTCGATCGCATCCGTAGCGAACTGTCGGTTCACGGCGTGACCTCGGAAGAGTGGGGCGGCGACACCCCGTTCGTATCGGTTTCGGCGAAAGTCGGTACTGGCGTGGACGAGTTGCTCGAAGCTGTTCTGCTGCAAGCTGAAGTTCTCGAACTGAAAGCGACTCCTTCGGCTCCTGGCCGTGGTGTCGTGGTTGAGTCGCGTCTCGACAAGGGTCGTGGCCCGGTTGCGACCGTTCTGGTTCAAGACGGTACGCTGCGCCAAGGTGACATGGTACTGGTCGGTTCGAACTATGGCCGCGTTCGCGCCATGCTCGACGAGAACGGCAAGCCAATCAAGGAAGCCGGTCCTTCCATCCCTGTCGAGATTCTCGGCCTGGACGGTACCCCGGACGCTGGCGACGAGATGAGTGTTGTTGCCGACGAGAAGAAAGCCCGTGAAGTGGCTCTGTTCCGTCAAGGCAAGTTCCGCGAAGTCAAGTTGGCTCGTGCTCACGCTGGCAAGCTGGAAAACATCTTCGAGAACATGGGCCAGGAAGAGAAGAAGACGCTTAACATCGTCCTCAAATCTGACGTCCGTGGTTCGCTGGAAGCGTTGAACGGCGCCTTGAACGGCCTGGGTAACGACGAAGTGCAAGTGCGCGTAGTCGGTGGCGGTGTCGGTGGTATCACCGAGTCCGACGCCAACCTGGCACTGGCTTCCAACGCTGTATTGTTTGGCTTCAACGTGCGTGCCGATGCTGGCGCTCGCAAGATTGTCGAGCAGGAAGGTCTGGATATGCGTTACTACAACGTGATCTACGACATCATCGAAGACGTCAAGAAAGCCCTGACCGGTATGCTTGGCAGCGACGTTCGGGAGAACATCCTGGGTATCGCTGAAGTCCGCGACGTGTTCCGTTCGCCGAAGTTTGGCGCGATCGCCGGTTGCATGGTTATCGAAGGTGTTGTGCACCGTAACCGTCCAATCCGTGTACTGCGTGAAGACATCGTTATCTTCGAAGGCGAGCTGGAATCCCTGCGTCGCTTCAAGGATGACGCTTCCGAAGTACGTGCCGGCATGGAATGCGGTATCGGCGTGAAGAGCTACAACGACGTTAAAGTCGGTGACAAGATCGAAGTCTTCGAGAAGGTTCAGGTTGCTCGCAGCCTCTAACTCGCGCACTTCAAGAGCCTTGATGGGCAGCCGCATGAAAATGCACGGCGCATCAACAGGACTCTAAACGCAACGCCCGGTCTGGCTTTTGTCAGGCCGGGCGTTTGCCGCTTTCAGACCCACGGGTTTCACCGTGAGGCAGTAACAGGTAACAAGACATGGCAAAAGAATACAGCCGTACCCAACGTATCGGCGATCAGATGCAGCGTGAGCTGGCACAGTTGATCCGTCGTGAAGTCAAAGACCCGCGCGTCGGCCCTGGTCACCATTACCGCTGTTGAAGTCAGCCGTGACGTCGGTCACGCCAAGATCTTCATCACCGTGATGGGCCAGGACAGCGCCGAAGATATCGCCCAA
Proteins encoded in this region:
- the nusA gene encoding transcription termination factor NusA, translating into MSKEVLLVVESVSNEKGVPANVIFEALELALATATKKRFEDEVDLRVEINRHTGAYETFRRWTVVEEADLDDPAVETWPSKVQETHPGAQVGDVVEEKIESIEFGRIAAQTAKQVIVQKVREAERAQVVDAYRERLGEIISGTVKKVTRDNVIVDLGNNAEALLAREDIISRETFRVGVRLRALLKEIRTENRGPQLILSRTAPEMLIELFRIEVPEIAEGLIEVMAASRDPGSRAKIAVRSKDKRIDPQGACIGMRGSRVQAVSGELGGERVDIVLWDDNPAQFVINAMSPAEVAAIIVDEDAHAMDIAVGADNLAQAIGRGGQNVRLASQLTGWTLNVMTESDIQAKQQAETGDILRNFIDELEVDEDLAQVLVDEGFTSLEEIAYVPLEEMLNIDGFDEDTVNELRARAKDRLLTKAIATEEKLADAHPAEDLLSLEGMDKDLAMELAVRGVITREDLAEQSIDDLLDIDGIDDDRAGKLIMAARAHWFE
- the infB gene encoding translation initiation factor IF-2, whose protein sequence is MTQVTVKQLADEVKTPVERLLQQMREAGLPHTAAEEHVTDSEKQSLLTHLKSSHKAKVEEPRKITLQRKTTSTLRVAGSKSISVEVRKKKVFVQRSPEEIEAERKRELEERRAVENAARQKAEEEAKRRAEEDARRQPAAAQTATTNAVAAPAAVAEPVREAPVAAAAPAADARKRDEQRRPDKPRADDNNRRGAGDGERKNAPHRASVKEKAPAPRVAPRTTDEESDGFRRGGRGKAKLKKRNAHGFQSPTGPVVREVKIGETITVGDLAQQMSVKAAEIIKFMFKLGTPATINQVLDQETAQLVAEELGHKVTLVSDTALEDSLAESLKFEGEAFSRAPVVTVMGHVDHGKTSLLDYIRRAKVAAGEAGGITQHIGAYHVETERGMVTFLDTPGHAAFTAMRARGAKATDIVILVVAADDGVMPQTVEAVQHAKAAGVPLVVAVNKIDKPGADLDRIRSELSVHGVTSEEWGGDTPFVSVSAKVGTGVDELLEAVLLQAEVLELKATPSAPGRGVVVESRLDKGRGPVATVLVQDGTLRQGDMVLVGSNYGRVRAMLDENGKPIKEAGPSIPVEILGLDGTPDAGDEMSVVADEKKAREVALFRQGKFREVKLARAHAGKLENIFENMGQEEKKTLNIVLKSDVRGSLEALNGALNGLGNDEVQVRVVGGGVGGITESDANLALASNAVLFGFNVRADAGARKIVEQEGLDMRYYNVIYDIIEDVKKALTGMLGSDVRENILGIAEVRDVFRSPKFGAIAGCMVIEGVVHRNRPIRVLREDIVIFEGELESLRRFKDDASEVRAGMECGIGVKSYNDVKVGDKIEVFEKVQVARSL